The genomic stretch GGTTGAGCTCGGCGATCTCGGCGTCGGCCCGCACCACCTCGATGGCGTCCGGGTCGGGGCCACGCCCGCAGGACGGGCAGCCGCTCTCCGGCGAGGCCGGGGTTCCGCACTGCGGGCAGGGGTACGTCATGCCGTCGATCCTTGTCGCCCGGCCGTCGTGCCGGGTGAGCACGCGTACTCAACCGGGCTGAGCACCTTGACGCGAGTGGTCGTACTGCTCGGCAATGATCGAGACCAACGCACTGACGAAGAGGTTCGGCAAGGTCGACGCCGTACGGGATGTGACCTTCACGGCCGCACCCGGGCGCGTGACCGGCTTCCTCGGCATGAACGGCTCGGGCAAGACCACCACGCTGCGGATGCTGCTCGGGCTCACCCGGCCCACCTCGGGCAGCGCGCTCGTCAACGGGCAGCCGTACAGTGCCCTCAAGGATCCGCTGCGGCAGGTCGGGGTCCGGCTCGCGGCCCCGCTGTCTTTCGAGACCCGGTTGCGCGTACGGGGTCGCGAACCCCACCGGTTGTGGCAGGCCTACGAACAGGCGGGCGCCGTGGTGACGACCGCCGCCGGCGGCAACCCTCGCGGGCTGTTGTTCTTCGCGGGCTGGACGGCGCCGGCGTTGGCTGTCGCCCTGTGGAGCATCCGCCGCGACCTGAGCGATTAGTGACGTAGGCCACCCGACGTCACGGAGGACCCGGCTGGTTCCGTCCCGCGGGCATGACTGACATCGTTGTTCTCGGGGCCGGTTACGCCGGTCTGGCCGCCGCCACCAACCTGGCCGGCCGCACCCGCCACCGCGGCGACCTGCACATCACCCTCGTCAACGCCTCCTACCGCTTCACCGAGCGCCTCCGCCTGCACTCCACCGCCGCCGGCCACTCCACCGCCGACTTCGACCTGCGCGAGGTCGCGGCGAAGGCAGGCGTCACCTTCGTCCAGGGCTGGGTCACCGCCGCCGGTACCGTCCGCGTCGACGACGATCGCACCCTGAGCTTCGACACCCTCATCTGGGCCCTGGGCAGCACAGCCGACACCTCCGACGTCCCTGGCGCCGCCGAGAACGCGTACACCCTCGACAGCTTCGCCGACGCCGAGGCTCTGGCCGCCCGGCTGAGGGAGATGCGAACCGGCGCCGTCCTGGTCTGCGGCACGGGCCTGACCGGGGTCGAGACGGCCGCCGAGATCGCCGAGCGCTACCCGGACCTCACCGTCACCCTCCGGGGCCGTGAGGAGCCGGGCGCCACGCTCACCCCCAAGGCCCGGTCCTACCTCATGGCCGTTCTGACCCGTTTACGCGTACGGGTGGAAAGCGGCGCCGAAATCAGCAAGCTGCTCCCCGGCACCGCCGACGTGGTGGTGTGGACGGCCGGCACCAGGGTCTCGCCTCTCGCCGCCGAGGCGGGGATGACGGTCGACGAGCGCGGCCGCATCGTCACCCGCCCCTCCCTGCGCTCGGTCTCGCACCCGCACGTGTACGCCGTCGGGGACGCTGCCGCCGTCCGGCAGCGCTACGGGATCATGCACGGCACGTGCCAGAGCGGGATGCCGACCGGGGTGCACGCCGCCGTGTCGATCGCCCGCGAGCTGGCCGGGCGGGAACCGCGGCCGTTCCGGTTCGGTTACTACCACGCGCCGATCAGCCTGGGCCGCCGTGACGCCGTGGTGCAGTTCACGCGCCCCGACGACAGCCCGCGCCGGGCCTTCCTGACCGGTCGCGCCGCCGTCTGGTACAAGGAGACGGTGACCGCCTCACCGTGGCCGACCTTCACCCGCATGGTCGAACATCCGGGTTCGGCGTCGTGGTGGCCGCGCGGGGGCCGGTTCACGCGATGACCGTCTTCGATCAGCATCAGCGGCTGCTGTTCTCGATCGCCTACCGCATTCTCGGCTCGGCCACCGACGCCGAGGACGCGGTGCAGGAGGCTTGGCTGAAATGGTCGGCGGCCGATCGTTCACAAGTTGCCGACCCCAAGGCGTACCTGGCCCGCATCGTCACCCATCAGGCGCTCGACCAACTGCGGGCGGCCCGGAGCCGGCGCGAGACCTACGTCGGCCCGTGGCTGCCCGAGCCGGTGCTGACCGCCGACGCCACCGAGCACGACGACGTCTCCACGGCGATGCTGGTGGTGCTCGAGACCCTCGGCCCGATCGAGCGCGCGGTGTTCGTCCTCAAAGAGGTCTTCGATTTCCCGTACGGGGAGATCGCGGCCGCCGTCGACCGGAGTGAGCAGGCCGTACGCCAGGCCGCGCACCGGGCCCGCGAACATGTGCGGGCGCGGCGGCCGCGGTTCCTCACCGACCGCGGCCGGCAGCGAGAGGTCACCGACCGGTTCCTGGCGGCGGCGGCCGGGGGCGACATCAACGGGTTGCTGCAGTTGCTCGCGCCGGATGTCACGTTGTGGACCGACGGCGGCGGCAAGGTCCGTCAGGCGCGCAAACCCGTCTCGGGCGCTCAGCGGGTGGCCGCGTGGATGGCCGGGGTCGCCGGCTCCCCGTACGAGGGAATCGCCCCCGCCGACATGCGAGCCGAGGTGGTGGAGATCAACGGGACAGCGGGTGTGCTGTTCACCGGGGCCGGCCGCGTGATCGCCACGCTGACGTTCGACCTCGGCGAGGACGGGCTGATCCGGGAGATCTACAACGTGGCCAACCCCGACAAACTGCGCGCCGTCACGCGTGGCTGACCCATTCCGACCAGCGCTCGACGGTGATCTCGACGAACGGCCCGGCCGGCGGCGACTCCCGATACCGCGGGTAGCGCTCCTTCAAGGCCTCAAGGGCTTCCCCGTACGCCTCCAGCACGCGCGCCGTCCCGTCGGCGCGCACCCACCACAGCCGGGACCAGTCCGGCTCGTAATGATCGGCGAGCACACTGACCCGGGGGTCGGCCGCGATGTTGGCCAGCCGCTTCAACGCCCGCGACCGTTTCGGTTTCCCGTCCACAGCGAACACGATCCTGTCCCCCAGCAGCGCGAACACGATCGGCACCAGGTGCGGCCCGTCGGGCCCGGCCGTCGCCAGCCGGGCCACTTCGACGGTGGCGAACCGTTCGGCGGGTGTCACCGTCCGGTCAGCTCGCCGATGGCCGCTTCCCATTTCTCCAGGGCCGGTTCGACCCGGCTCCACGGGCCGGACGGCAGCCACGTCGACACCCGGTCGATCCCGGCCCGCTCGCACTGCTCGAGGGCTTTCGGGTCGGCCGGCACGCTCAGCATCTGCACCTGCAGGTAGCGGTCGGCGCGGGCGCGCAGCTCGGTGATCCGCTCGAAGACGTTCTCGTCGCGCCACTGCGGGAACCAGCCGTCGCCGTGGTCGAGGACCCGGTCCAGCACGGTCGGGCCGCCGCCCCCGATCAGGATCGGCGGGTGGGGGCGCTGCGCCGGTTTGGGCCACGACCAGATCCGGTCGAAGTTCACGTACTTGCCGTGGTAGGTGGCCTCGTCGTGCCGCCAGATCTCGCGCATGGCCTGGATGCGCTCGGTCATCACCGGAACCCGTACGCGGGGATCGGTGCCGTGGTTGAGCATCTCCTCGCGGTTCCAGCCCAGGCCGACGCCGAACTCGAACCGCCCGCCGCTGAGGTGGTCGACGCTCGCGACCTCCTTCGCGGTCGTGATCGGGTCGCGCTCGGTGACCAGGCAGACGCCGCTGCCGATGCGCAGCCGGCTGGTCGCCTCGGCCGCCGCGGTCAGCGCCACGAACAGGTCGTACGTGTGCCAGTACTTCTGCGGGAGCTGGGCGCCGCCGGGCCAGGGCGTGTCACGGCTCGCGGGGATGTGCGTGTGCTCGGCGAAGAACAACGCCGAGTGCCCGCGTTCCTCGGCCCGCCGGGCGATCTCGCCGGGCCGCATGCCGTCGTGGGTGGGGAAGTAGCCGACACCGAATTCCATGCACCGATCCTATGAACCTCCCGGCTCCGAACAGCGTGTGACCGGAAAGCGCGGAGGGAGAGCCCCATGATCCTCGCCATCGCCGTCACAGCCGCCCTGCTGGCCGGCTTCCTGACCGGCTTGCTGTGTTTCAAGAAGACCAACCAGTTCTGCGGCCGCTGCGGCGTCACCCGCGTGTGCCCGATCTGCCCGCCGCCGGCCCCTCAGCCCGCCCGGAAGACCAGCGGGTCCCGAATCATGGCCGTCCGCTCCGGCGTCCTCCCCGCGCAGCGGACGATCGGCGTCAGCGGCGGCGCAGGGTGAGGATCAGGTCGACGACCAGGGCTGTCCAGCCGGTCTGGTGCCACGCGCCCAGGCCGGCGCCGTTGTCGCCGTGGAAGTACTCGGGGAAGACGAGCAGGTCTTTCCAGTCGGGGTGGGTCTGCAGGATCGGGTTGGCGCCGTAGATGGGTCGCCGGCCCGTCTCGTCGGGGAGGAAGAGCGCGATGAGCCGGCGGGAGATGTCGTCGGCCACCTCGGCCAGCGGGACCTTGGACTGCGAGCCGGTCGGGTATTCGGCCTTCATGTCGTCGCCGAAGAAGTCGGCGTATTCCCGCAGCGCCTCGATGAGCAGGTAGTTCACCGGCATCCAGACCGGGCCGCGCCAGTTCGAGTTGCCGCCGAACAGGCCGCTCGTCGATTCGGCCGGCTCGTAGCCGACGGTGAAGTCCGAGCCGCCGAGCGAGACCGTGAACGGCTTCTCCAGGTGGCTGCGGGACAGCGTCCTGATGCCGTACGGGGAAAGGAACTCCTCGGGGTCGAGCATGCGCGCCAGGATGCGCAGCAACTGGTCCTGCCCGACCATCGACAGCAGCCGCTGCTGCCGCCCCTCGGGCGAGATCCGCCGCGCGCTGATGACGTCGGCGTACTCGGTCTGCGAGGCCTGCAGCCAGCGCAGCCGGGCGTGCAGCTCGGGCAGCCGGTTGAGGGTGGCGGCGGAGAGCCGGGTGGTGGCCGCCAGCGGCAGCAGGCCGACGATCGAGCGCACCTTGAGCGGGAGCTTGTGACCGTCGGGCAGGCGCAGCTGGTCGTAGAAGAAGCAGTCCTCCTCGTCCCACAGGCCCTGCCGGTACGCGGCCTCGGCGATGTACGCGAAGTGCTCGAAGAACTTCGTCGCCATGTCCTCGTAGGTACGGTCGTGCAGCGCGAGCCGGATCGCCATGTCGAGCAGGTTGAGGGCGTACATGGCCATCCACCCGGTGCCGTCGGACTGTTCGAGCGCCCCGGCCACCGGCAGCGCCGCCGAACGGTCGAACGGTCCCACGTTGTCGAGCCCGAGGAAGCCGCCCTCGAACACGTTGTTGCCGCCGACGTCCTTGCGGTTGACCCACCAGGTGAAGTTGAGCAGCAGCTTGTGCATGACGCGGGCCAGGAAGTCGAAGTCGCGCCCGCCGTCGATCTCGAAGACGCGCAGCGCGGCCCAGGCGTGCACGGGCGGGTTGACGTCGCCGAAGGACCACTCGTACGCGGGGATCTGGCCGTTGGGGTGCATGTACCACTCGCGCAGCAGCAGGATCAGCTGCGACTTGGCGAAGCCGGGGTCGACGCGGGCGATCGACACGCAGTGGAACGCCAGGTCCCACGCCGCGTACCACGGGTACTCCCACGGGTCGGGCATCGAGATGACGTCGAAGCTGTTCATGTGCCACCAGGCGTTGTTGCGCCCGAAACGCCGGCCGGGTGGCGGGGGCGCCGAGCCGGGGTCGCCGGTGAGCCACTGCCGCACGTCGAAGTGGTAGAACTGCTTGCCCCACATCAGCCCGGCGATGCCCTGGCGCGCGACGGCCGCTTCGTCGGGCGAGGCCGCCGCGGGCACCAGATCGGCGAAGAACTCGTCGGCCTCGGCCCGGCGCTCACGCATCACCTGCGCCCAGCCGCCGCCGAGGTCGAGCCGGTCGATCTCGTCCTCGTCCTGGGCGAGCCGCAGCCGGATGGTCCGGCTCTCCCCCGGCGCCAGCGTCAGCAAATAGTGCAGCGAACCCTTGGTGCCGACGTTCTCCGGGTTGATCGTGGGGGCGCCGCCGATCAGGTAGTCGTTGATGCCGTCCTTGGGGTACAGGCTCTTGCCGGGCTGCCCCCACAGCCGCTGCGCGTTGGTCTCGTTGTCGCACAGCAGCGGCGTCGCGTCCGCCTCCCCGGCGAGCACGAGGTGCCCGAGCGTGCGGTGCTGCCCGGCCAGCCGCCCCGGGCTGCCCTCGATGCTGGGGACGGGACGGTTGGGCAGGCCCCACGACCACGTGTTACGGAACCACAACGTCGGCAGCACGTGCAGGCTCGCCGTCTCGGGCCCCCGGTTGGCGACGGTGACGGCGACGCACATGTCACGCGGGGACGCCTTGGCGTAGTCGACGGTGACGGCCCAGAACCGGTCCTCGTCGAAGATGCCGGTGTCGATCAGCTCGTACTCCGACTCCTCGCGGGAGCGGTGCCCGTTGACGCGCACCAGCTGGTCGTACGGGAAAGGCTCCTGAGGGTAGTGGTAGCGCCAGCTCATCCACGAGTGGGTGGGCGTGGAGTCCTGGTACCACCAGTACTCCTTGGCGTCCTCGCCGTGGTTGCCGCCGTCGCCGCCGAGGCCGAACATCCGCTCCTTGAGGATCGGGTCGCGGCCGTTCCACAGGGCCAGCGCGAAGCAGAACGTCTGCCGGTCGTCGCAGATCCCGGCCATGCCGTCGTCGTTCCACCGGTACGCCCGGGAACGCGCGTGGTCGTGCGGGAAGTAGTCCCAGGCGGTGCCGTGTTCGCTGTAGTCCTCCCGGACCGTGCCCCAGGCCCGCTCCGCCACGTAGGGCCCCCAGGCCCGCCACGGCTCCTCCCCCGAGTCCGCCTGCGCAAGCCGGAAGCGCTCCCCCACGCCGTTCCTCACCCCTGGATCATCTCGACGACTCTCAGAGTCTCACTGCCCGTTGTTACAAGTGTTGACACCGGATGATTCTGCACGACAACGGGAGGTCATCGGGTGGCTACTTTCGGCTGCCGGACGTGCGGCCGGCTCGACGACGGGACCGGAGGGCGGCGGCGGGCCCGGCCGAGGTGTTACGGGCCGGCCGTCCGGTGAAGATCGGACAAAAGTATGAGCGGCGGAACTTGCCTGGAATTTGTGGAAAGAAAAACGCTTTTCCCCGCCACTTGCCATCGGCCGGCCTCGACCATTTTCCTGTGCATCGGCTGAGAAACAGAAATGCAAAAGCGAAGGGCGCACCCGATATCGGGTGCGCCCTTCGCTTCAATCAGAGCCGCTCGGCTCAGCG from Paractinoplanes brasiliensis encodes the following:
- a CDS encoding LLM class F420-dependent oxidoreductase produces the protein MEFGVGYFPTHDGMRPGEIARRAEERGHSALFFAEHTHIPASRDTPWPGGAQLPQKYWHTYDLFVALTAAAEATSRLRIGSGVCLVTERDPITTAKEVASVDHLSGGRFEFGVGLGWNREEMLNHGTDPRVRVPVMTERIQAMREIWRHDEATYHGKYVNFDRIWSWPKPAQRPHPPILIGGGGPTVLDRVLDHGDGWFPQWRDENVFERITELRARADRYLQVQMLSVPADPKALEQCERAGIDRVSTWLPSGPWSRVEPALEKWEAAIGELTGR
- a CDS encoding NAD(P)/FAD-dependent oxidoreductase, which gives rise to MTDIVVLGAGYAGLAAATNLAGRTRHRGDLHITLVNASYRFTERLRLHSTAAGHSTADFDLREVAAKAGVTFVQGWVTAAGTVRVDDDRTLSFDTLIWALGSTADTSDVPGAAENAYTLDSFADAEALAARLREMRTGAVLVCGTGLTGVETAAEIAERYPDLTVTLRGREEPGATLTPKARSYLMAVLTRLRVRVESGAEISKLLPGTADVVVWTAGTRVSPLAAEAGMTVDERGRIVTRPSLRSVSHPHVYAVGDAAAVRQRYGIMHGTCQSGMPTGVHAAVSIARELAGREPRPFRFGYYHAPISLGRRDAVVQFTRPDDSPRRAFLTGRAAVWYKETVTASPWPTFTRMVEHPGSASWWPRGGRFTR
- a CDS encoding TIGR03668 family PPOX class F420-dependent oxidoreductase — protein: MTPAERFATVEVARLATAGPDGPHLVPIVFALLGDRIVFAVDGKPKRSRALKRLANIAADPRVSVLADHYEPDWSRLWWVRADGTARVLEAYGEALEALKERYPRYRESPPAGPFVEITVERWSEWVSHA
- a CDS encoding MGH1-like glycoside hydrolase domain-containing protein, with the protein product MRNGVGERFRLAQADSGEEPWRAWGPYVAERAWGTVREDYSEHGTAWDYFPHDHARSRAYRWNDDGMAGICDDRQTFCFALALWNGRDPILKERMFGLGGDGGNHGEDAKEYWWYQDSTPTHSWMSWRYHYPQEPFPYDQLVRVNGHRSREESEYELIDTGIFDEDRFWAVTVDYAKASPRDMCVAVTVANRGPETASLHVLPTLWFRNTWSWGLPNRPVPSIEGSPGRLAGQHRTLGHLVLAGEADATPLLCDNETNAQRLWGQPGKSLYPKDGINDYLIGGAPTINPENVGTKGSLHYLLTLAPGESRTIRLRLAQDEDEIDRLDLGGGWAQVMRERRAEADEFFADLVPAAASPDEAAVARQGIAGLMWGKQFYHFDVRQWLTGDPGSAPPPPGRRFGRNNAWWHMNSFDVISMPDPWEYPWYAAWDLAFHCVSIARVDPGFAKSQLILLLREWYMHPNGQIPAYEWSFGDVNPPVHAWAALRVFEIDGGRDFDFLARVMHKLLLNFTWWVNRKDVGGNNVFEGGFLGLDNVGPFDRSAALPVAGALEQSDGTGWMAMYALNLLDMAIRLALHDRTYEDMATKFFEHFAYIAEAAYRQGLWDEEDCFFYDQLRLPDGHKLPLKVRSIVGLLPLAATTRLSAATLNRLPELHARLRWLQASQTEYADVISARRISPEGRQQRLLSMVGQDQLLRILARMLDPEEFLSPYGIRTLSRSHLEKPFTVSLGGSDFTVGYEPAESTSGLFGGNSNWRGPVWMPVNYLLIEALREYADFFGDDMKAEYPTGSQSKVPLAEVADDISRRLIALFLPDETGRRPIYGANPILQTHPDWKDLLVFPEYFHGDNGAGLGAWHQTGWTALVVDLILTLRRR
- a CDS encoding RNA polymerase sigma-70 factor, giving the protein MTVFDQHQRLLFSIAYRILGSATDAEDAVQEAWLKWSAADRSQVADPKAYLARIVTHQALDQLRAARSRRETYVGPWLPEPVLTADATEHDDVSTAMLVVLETLGPIERAVFVLKEVFDFPYGEIAAAVDRSEQAVRQAAHRAREHVRARRPRFLTDRGRQREVTDRFLAAAAGGDINGLLQLLAPDVTLWTDGGGKVRQARKPVSGAQRVAAWMAGVAGSPYEGIAPADMRAEVVEINGTAGVLFTGAGRVIATLTFDLGEDGLIREIYNVANPDKLRAVTRG